In Heliangelus exortis chromosome 27, bHelExo1.hap1, whole genome shotgun sequence, the genomic window TGTGTGACATCCTGTGGGGATTCAAGAGCTGTGATCTACCCACCACCTGTGGTCATGACCTTCCCAGGACCCATTCTCAGCTCCTGCCCTCAGGAGAGCATCGtgggcagctcagcaccatCCAGCACTGGGAGCTTGTTTGGATCCAGCTCTCTGGGTCCCAGTGGCTCCTATGGCTCTAGGAGCCTGTACAATTATGGGAGGTCATATTCTTCCTATGGATCCACTGGTTATGGATTTGGGAGCTGCAGACCATGTTAAATTTGCAATGAATAAGGAATGATCACCCAACCTGGAGGAAAATGAGTCCCCACAAAGCCTGGTGTTGGCATTGCTTCCCTGGAGTGTGGAGCAGCTCTGAAAATCATACAATTTTCAAGCTAACAACTTAATTTAGTTTCCTAACTGTTCTTTCCTGATGATAATGGTTCTGAATTAGTTATATCAATGCTCTTTGGCTGGTTGAAAGTGGGACAATATTGTGTAGTCTTTCCAGGACATGAAAGAGTCATGAGTGCAGAGTACATAGCCCTGGAGCAGTTCTTTGCTTGCAGCCTTTAACGAGACCTCAGCAATCTTTCCCTTGTGCTTTCCATTCTCAATAAGATCTTTTGCTTCTTATTTTCTCAATAAAATACTGTGCATCAAAATTCTGACCTTTCTTGACCATTTTTTCTCCcgattttgttttttttggttgttgttgctgttttttaataataccATCTGACCATCTGAGTGAACATTATCTCTGTAGTAAAACACGACAGTCCTTGCTTTCTTTCACTACCTTGTGTTGGAAGGTGGATCTTTTGCTTCTTATTTTCTCAATAAATTATTGTGCATCAAAATTCTGACCTTTCTTGACCATTTTTCCtcggtttttttgtttgtttgctttgttttgtttggggggttttttggtttttttgggttttttttttgttttggtttggtttggtttttttgtttttttttttttaataataccaCCTGACCATCTGAGTGAACATTATCTCTGTAGTGAAACACGCCAGTCCTTGCTTTCTTTCACTACCTCGGGTTGGAAGATGCCCAGGACCTTTAAGCAGGAGCAAGCACGATGTCTGCCTTCTGCACTGAAGTAATTTCATGCTTGATAAACATGTTTTGTAACCATTGCAACTAAGTTTGCAATTGCTTCCAGGAAGGGTGTGGTTACAACCTGTATTTGCTATGTGTTAACAAAGAAAGTTCAACACACAATTAACTTTGAAAAGCTTCCCCATATCTCACTAGGTGCCAGAGGCTTCTGCTTAATGACATCTTAATCCATGActtttgtggtatttttcattgtttaaaaatagcatGGAATGATCTGTGGGTAGAACTTTCCTTTGAAGACTCAGCAGGAATTTTAACTGAATCATAAATCTTTGCTGAAGTTCTGTGAGTTCTTTAAACTTTCCCGTCAATACCTTTACATTTTTTGCAATCccagttaaaataaataaaagaataatccTTGCATCTTCCCCAGAGAGAGTCAATTATCCTTCAGGCCCAATATTATTCTATTCTGTGTCCTTGTACCATATCAGGAATTTTACACCTCAATTCCAGGCTATTCAGGGATGACTGTGGATACTGGGCATGTCCCACACTTCCCTTTGTTCAACAGCAACGTGGTTTCAGGCTGTCAGTAAGgattggtttgttgtttttttttagagatgTTTTTCTAGTGATGCAATTTGCATACAATTAGTACAGCAGTTCAGAGGCATTCAACCTGTCAGATGCTGGCAGGTCTCTGATGGATAGCAGATTCCGCTCAGCACTTCAGCTCTTCCCTGTGTGAAGCTGCtcttcctaggaaaaaaaagcaattcccCTGGAATCTTCACTGCTTGAGCAACCTAATTCCAGGAAAACCGCAGTCTCACACTGCAGAAATTTGTTTGGACAACATAAAGGATGTGGTAATAACTTCAAAGGGTTTGGAGGCGTGACTTTGCTTGTAAAACTAACTGAAATGAGATGAGGCTGCAGTGAGGTAGCCAGGGAACACCTCTTTCTTGTTAGGATGTGTCTgaaggttttggtttgttttcatgttCCCTCTCCGGGTCACCAGAATGCTGTTAAAACCCCCAGTACTTATTTGTGCCTCTACACAGAGCACTAGAGCAGCCAGATCAGGTATTTTCACTTTCAGGTAAGTGTAATCATGCATGAATGTGGCAGAAGATAAAAGAATTAACTGTGCTGGCAGACCCAGCACATCTCAGGTCACACCACGTACAGACACAAAGCAGGAAACCAGCTCCTGTTCATCGGGACATCTGGAGGAGTGGCAATCTGCTGGCCCCTGCAACAGGAGGACCACATCTGGCTCCAAAGCCTTCAGCAGTTCTTCTGCAGCTGTTGATGgcaccagcagctcaggctcCTGTTCCTCCTGTCAGTGAAAGAATTATCAAGAACAGAAAGcaacaataaataaaatcacactgTCTCATCTCGGACTATAGAGGTCACTACATCCTTGTCTCGTCTACATGTGCTCTGAGCATGTGTTTATGTCCTGGAACAAGGTAACACTCCTGTTAAATGAGATCCAATCAGAAGTTGATTCATAAAGATGTTGTAAACACAGCCTGAAGTGCCTCTCCTCCCTGTGCACTAAATTACCACCCAAGACAGATATCTGCGGGAGTTAAGCCTTTCATGATTGATCTGAGTAGGTGGATTCACTAAATATTTAGTCACTTCTAGAGCCTAAtggtttttttatgctgttcAGACTCACACCACTGGTAAATAGCCTGCAGGCACCATGGCTCAATAGTGACTGAACCTGAAATATGCCCTGCTGAATCCCAGCTTCCTTCCAGGGTTTGATTTTGGAGGGATTAGCAAAGTAACTCATTGCAATCCACCTTTTCTCAGTTTTGTAACTGAAAGATCTCCATCAGAGAAACCTGAAGAAAGGAATCTTAACCTTGGCCCATTCTCGcctttttatttagaaaagaaatggtAACAAGTCATGCTTGGAATCCTTAGGTCACTCATttttggaagtgttcaaggacagatTAGATGGAGCTTTcagcaacctgatgtagtgaAAGATGTCCTTGCCTCTGGCAGGGGATtagactagatgatctttaaaagtcctttccaacctaaacaattCCATGGTTCTATGATCATAGATCCAATTTTCTATGTCTTCTATACTGGAAACAGAAACTGGATGTCAATTGCTAGATGAGGATATTGGAGACAGGAATTCAGTTCTTGGCTTTGACAAGAGATTCTTTGTGTcacctggggaaaaaagttacTAATGTTTTTATCAGTGTGGAAGACATGGCCATTAATCTCTGTATAAAATAAACCTgccaaaaagggaaaagagtAATGACTCTCATGCCTTGCTTGTCTTTCTTGTTGAGTCTGGTAGCACCTGAGGGCAGGGATTGGCTTTATTCCTTGTTTGCATAGCACTGCATTGGCAGCTTCGTTAGGATTTGAATTGACAATATTACCAGAAGCTTAAAAGCTGAGCCTCTGCTGCTACTGAGACTTGCTCTACTACAGTTATTTCTGAGAGGGAACAAGGATTATTCCCTCTTGACTGGCCTGGAAAGGCTGAGGACTGCAAGGAGGCACAAAAGCAATATAGTAGCTGCTTGGGATGTCTGGAGTACTGCTGAGCAATGTCAGTGCTGGAGGTTGAGCATCAGATCTGTGAATTTAAAGGCTCAAATTTACACTTGGAAAGTACCCTGGTGGGCATCACCTTGGTGGCATTTTGGTCATGCTGACCTCAACTGTCTGCATAGAAACCCATAATTCTCTCTTCGGATGGTCATGGAAAGGCCCCTTTGAACTCATGTTTAAATAGCAGGAGTTACAATATCATGTTATCTTAAACTTCAGAGGGTGGAAAGGTGCCACTCAGGGGTGTCATTAAGGAAACATATGACACAGTAAATCCACTCTGTGCTAAAGGTTTCTGCAGAACTACTGTTTCATTAGCAGCTTGGTCCTGCCCACAGGAAGGTATTGCCCAGGGCAGGCTGTGGAGGAAGTGAGGAAAGGAAACCAGAAGTTTGCTGTATGATGCAATGAAATTTTAATGAGCAAGAAATGCTTGTGTTTGCAAAGTGAGAAATCAGACAATGTGAGATATCTGTTTCCAGCCAGTTTTGTTCAACAGATGTTCAGAGATATTGCTGTCCTCagttggttttcttcttgttcaGCTACTGGTGAAGATAGCTTGACATTATAAATGATGTCCATATGGAACAAGTTGCCCCACGATGGTTAAAACAAAATGGGAAAGCTGGAACAGGCAACAAGAGCAAACAACAAACTAGAAACTGAAGAGTaagcaaaaaacagaaaaaagatcAGAAATGCTAAATGGCAGTAGCTCCATTGCAGGGCTGCAGGAATGCTGGACCTCGTTGTTGTGGGTTTGGGTCTTCACCTGTAGATCTTCTGAAACCATCCCTCTGCTGGGTCTGCTCTGTCCTCCCTTAGCAGGGTCCACAGCTGCCACGGAGGAGCCGGCTGTACCGGCGGGAGGAGTAGGGGCCCCAGTAGCCATTCCCCAGCGTGGAGAGGGCTGAGCTCCCGTATCCATACTGAGCCCCATAGCCCAGAGAGCTCCCAGCACCGTAGAGGCTTCCAGAGCCATAAagtccccccagccccagggagccccCAAAGGCGGGTGCTCCGGAGGAGCCCACCACGGCttgctgggggaaggagctgaggatggggccAGGGAAGGTGACGACGACTGGGGGCGGCTGGATCAGGGCTGTGGAGTCGGGGCACTGGCGGACACAGGGCTCGTTGCAGCTGTtagccaggggctgggggacGGCGATGCCATTGGTGGTGGGGCACAGGTCGTAGCAGGACATTTCTTTGCAGGGATGGAGTGGATCCTGGAAGAGagagcacagagctgtgtgAAAACCAAGTGCAAGCTCGCT contains:
- the LOC139787837 gene encoding feather keratin 4-like is translated as MSSYRQMISSNCLAPCEVTCPQPLANVWSQPCVTSCGDSRAVIYPPPVVMTFPGPILSSCPQESIVGSSAPSSTGSLFGSSSLGPSGSYGSRSLYNYGRSYSSYGSTGYGFGSCRPC
- the LOC139787852 gene encoding scale keratin-like — translated: MSCYDLCPTTNGIAVPQPLANSCNEPCVRQCPDSTALIQPPPVVVTFPGPILSSFPQQAVVGSSGAPAFGGSLGLGGLYGSGSLYGAGSSLGYGAQYGYGSSALSTLGNGYWGPYSSRRYSRLLRGSCGPC